In Panthera tigris isolate Pti1 chromosome C1, P.tigris_Pti1_mat1.1, whole genome shotgun sequence, the following proteins share a genomic window:
- the TCHHL1 gene encoding trichohyalin-like protein 1 gives MSRLLRDVLCVIETFHKYAREAGDEATLTCAELKRLIQGEFGDVLQPHAILAVERNLNLLDIHSNGTISFDEFVLAIFNLLNLCYLDIQSLLKSELRQVSEPEKKPSGMDLQVTSGTDQWTEQTAATQDRVALPSGMALSAQLSPKERGHNGVDPQGNTKTYKLVEASEHNDSKNQHLEKDQQSQKTAQGTPATGDSGAQLESNKSRAESEQIGSPTKGKGQDKDSPREGDKPVREQSSTKTRDQFGEQEGNLRTQSDLPEKTQRPAKDQEVAAEKGIKEHSKTQELSLPGKDDPSSEHTDLPEQETDQKSLQTEKPVEPEDDDRTSENQEPGEDAGRTPPEIKNTVEPRDDGRTSETQEPPAQEKEHEPMNLLGQDDSINVSEPPDVRAVRKERRGSKVHGTAGEKENERKIQLPTLEDQPQDGKYQELQVSSKGRLEGSKIKGLSSQRGNQNHPEIEGRVTPEEARHAEKGIAEALKGIKNATVAEGTPGARERTQELEPLKNQSGEENKRVTKTHDKPVKEDDGYQGKDPEPTLTQNNDSSPETPNSLAPEDGDSSSETTDLPVKEDAQSQIDPLREPVERSHNNNPDPEKQVALGEETTQEVMVPAVGGDKRLPEEPEWAAREDHRSQGSGTKGPGPAVHPDGHPEAQESTASGENRKSLETEIPGTLDVGFTDQLSIRQLPAKEDSSKTLKAQGPSTKGKEGGAPETQEARVKSLDEDNSASPKTQLERAEPTTLKEDEIPQELAGEANDQQNPAKKGYDASVPQSGLEEKTQMDKEPRFVERGAVYASPLYQYLQEKILQQMDMTQAEQQNQARSARATNPDHPISFDDSQALHSTREHLPGTDPTHAQQTLAPQASEDKQDHLQGENPVLQRGQALKSNESLSRLQRNWRKPRGIDNRMCRRFKGQILMPNIGYGSNKKTKHMLPSGSIRNYEISFHDSQSWVNFS, from the exons ATGTCTCGGCTCCTGAGAGATGTCCTCTGTGTAATTGAGACATTCCACAAGTATGCCCGGGAGGCTGGTGATGAGGCAACACTGACCTGCGCAGAGCTGAAACGGCTCATCCAGGGCGAGTTTGGGGACGTTCTTCAG CCACATGCCATTCTTGCTGTGGAGAGAAACTTGAACCTTCTGGATATCCACAGCAATGGCACCATCAGTTTTGATGAATTTGTTCTTGCAATCTTCAACTTGTTGAACCTCTGTTACCTTGATATACAATCGTTACTAAAATCAGAACTCAGACAAGTGTCTGAACCAGAGAAGAAGCCAAGCGGTATGGATCTTCAGGTGACCAGTGGCACTGACCAGTGGACAGAGCAAACTGCAGCAACTCAAGACAGGGTGGCACTTCCTTCAGGAATGGCATtatcagctcagctcagccctaAGGAAAGGGGACACAATGGAGTTGACCCACAAGGAAACACCAAGACTTACAAGCTAGTAGAAGCATCTGAGCACAATGACTCTAAGAACCAACACCTGGAGAAAGATCAACAGAGCCAGAAAACAGCCCAAGGTACACCAGCTACAGGAGACAGTGGGGCTCAACTTGAGAGCAACAAGTCAAGAGCAGAATCAGAACAGATCGGCAGTCCCACAAAGGGGAAGGGACAGGATAAGGACAGTCCCAGGGAGGGAGATAAACCAGTCAGGGAGCAAAGTAGTACTAAGACAAGAGATCAATTTGGAGAACAGGAAGGGAACCTGAGAACCCAAAGTGATCTACCAGAAAAAACACAGAGGCCTGCCAAAGATCAGGAAGTTGCAGCAGAAAAGGGTATTAAGGAACATTCTAAAACACAAGAACTATCACTGCCAGGAAAAGATGATCCCAGTTCAGAGCACACTGACCTGCCAGAACAAGAAACTGACCAGAAATCCTTGCAGACAGAGAAACCAGTTGAGCCTGAGGATGATGATAGAACATCTGAGAACCAAGAACCAGGAGAGGATGCTGGTAGGACACCACCTGAGATAAAGAATACAGTTGAACCCAGGGATGATGGCAGAACATCTGAGACCCAAGAGCCACCAGCgcaagaaaaagaacatgaacCAATGAACCTGCTTGGCCAAGATGATAGCATAAATGTTTCAGAACCACCTGATGTTAGAGCTgtaaggaaagagaggagaggctCCAAAGTCCATGGAACagcaggggaaaaagaaaatgagagaaaaattcaGCTACCAACTCTGGAAGACCAACCACAGGATGGAAAGTATCAGGAACTCCAGGTGTCATCAAAAGGAAGGTTAGAAGGTTCTAAGATCAAAGGGTTAAGCTCACAAAGAGGAAACCAAAACCATCCTGAAATTGAAGGAAGAGTCACTCCAGAAGAGGCAAGACATGCTGAGAAAGGCATAGCAGAAGCACTTAAGGGCATCAAAAATGCCACTGTAGCAGAAGGGACACCAGGAgcaagagaaagaacacaagaatTGGAACCACTCAAGAACCAGtctggagaagaaaataagagggtCACCAAGACTCATGACAAGCCAGTCAAGGAGGACGATGGTTACCAGGGAAAGGATCCTGAGCCCACACTCACACAGAATAATGACAGTTCTCCCGAAACTCCCAATAGCCTGGCTCCAGAGGATGGTGACAGCAGCTCAGAGACTACTGACTTGCCTGTGAAAGAGGATGCCCAGAGTCAAATAGACCCTCTCAGAGAGCCTGTGGAAAGAAGTCACAATAATAACCCAGACCCTGAGAAACAAGTAGCACTGGGTGAGGAAACAACTCAGGAGGTCATGGTGCCAGCAGTGGGAGGGGATAAGCGGCTCCCTGAGGAACCAGAATGGGCTGCCAGAGAAGATCACAGGAGTCAGGGCTCAGGGACCAAGGGCCCAGGTCCAGCTGTGCACCCCGATGGACATCCAGAGGCACAGGAGTCCACAGCAAGTGGTGAAAACAGAAAGTCGCTGGAGACAGAAATCCCAGGTACCCTGGATGTAGGCTTCACTGACCAGCTTTCCATAAGGCAGCTCCCTGCAAAGGAAGACAGCAGTAAAACGCTAAAGGCCCAGGGCCCAAgtacaaaaggaaaggaaggtggaGCACCAGAGACCCAGGAGGCTCGAGTAAAAAGTCTGGATGAGGACAATTCAGCCTCTCCCAAGACACAACTTGAAAGAGCAGAACCTACAACATTGAAGGAGGATGAAATCCCCCAAGAGTTGGCAGGAGAAGCCAATGACCAACAAAATCCAGCCAAGAAAGGATATGATGCTTCAGTCCCCCAGTCAGGCCTtgaagagaagacacagatggACAAAGAGCCCCGTTTTGTGGAGAGGGGTGCAGTCTATGCTAGTCCTCTGTACCAGTACCTGCAAGAAAAGATACTGCAGCAAATGGACATGACCCAAGCAGAGCAGCAAAATCAAGCTCGATCAGCCAGAGCAACAAACCCAGATCATCCTATCTCCTTCGATGACAGCCAAGCATTACATTCCACCAGGGAACATCTGCCTGGTACAGATCCTACCCATGCACAGCAAACATTAGCCCCCCAGGCCTCAGAAGATAAGCAGGACCACCTTCAGGGAGAGAACCCAGTACTGCAAAGGGGGCAAGCACTAAAAAGCAATGAATCATTATCACGATTGCAG CGCAACTGGCGGAAACCTAGAGGCATTGACAATAGGATGTGCAGAAGATTCAAGGGCCAGATCTTGATGCCCAACATTGGTTATGGgagcaacaagaaaacaaagcacatgcTGCCCAGTGGCAGCATTAGAAATTATGAG ATTTCCTTCCATGACTCACAATCATGGGTGAACTTCTCTTAG